The Gemmatimonadota bacterium DNA window ATCGCAGCGACGAGATCGACCGGCTGCTCGCGTGGTTGGAGACGACCGCGGACGGCAGCCTTTCGGATCTGCCGTTCACACCCTCGTCCGATCTGTGGGACGAAGTGCAGAGCGACGCCGACGTCTGTCTCCGCGCCAAGTGCCCGCACTTCCAGACCTGCTTCTACCAGCGCTCGCGGCGTCGGGCGGCGGCCGCCGAGCTGTTGGTGGTGAACCACCATCTGCTGTTCACCGACCTGGCCGTGCGCAGGGCCACGGACAACTGGACCCAGGCGGCCGTGCTGCCCCCGTACCGCCACGTGATCCTGGACGAGGCCCACAACGTCGAGGACGCGGCCACCACCCACCTGGGCGTGGACGTCAGCCGCATCGGCGTGGCTCGTCTGCTCGCCCGCCTGGAGACCCGGGGTCGCGGTCTGCTCCGCGCGCTCGGCGACGAAGCGGGGGGCTCGGAGGAGGCGGACCAGGTGCGCGACCTCATCGAGGATCGGGTCCGCCCGGCGCTGTCCACCGCCCGCGCGTGGTTCGCCCGCCTCGTGGATGCGGTGGACGCGGTGCTCCCGGCGGAGGAGACCACCGCCCGCCTGGGTACGCCTCCGCTGGGCGAACTCGCGGAGCGCGAGACCGTGCGCGAGGCGTTGGACGGCACGTTGGTCGGCTTCGCGGAGCTCGGACGACACCTGGCGCGCGTGCGGGCGCTCGCCGAAGAGCGCGAAGCGCTGGTGGAGCGGCTCGGGGGACGGCTGCTGGACGTGCAGAGCGTGGAGCGGCGTGTGGACGCGGCGGCCACGGCGCTGCGCACGGTCCTCGACGCCGATCCCGGCGATCGCGACTTCGTGCGCTGGGTGGAGCGACGCGGGCGACTGCCGCGCGGGAACCTGGTCTTCGCCGCCGCGCCCATCGACGTGGGACCGCTCCTGCGCTCGGCCCTGTTCGAGAAGGTGGATTCGGCGGCGCTGCTGTCGGCGACGCTCACCACGGACCAGGGCTTCCGGTTCGTCCGCTCGCGGATCGGGCTGGAGACGTCGTCGCTGGAAGGGAATCGGGCCGTGGTCGAACATGTGGCTCCGTCCCCCTTCGACTTCACGTCGCAGGCCCTGCTCACCATCCCCACGGACGTGGCGCCACCGGAGACCTCCTCCGACACGTTCCAGCGCCAGACCGCCGAGTGGATCCGGGTCCTGGCCGGGCTTTCGGGGGGCGGGGTGCTCGCCCTGTTCACGTCCCACCGCTCCCTGCGGAAGGTGGCGGAGCTGCTGCGGGCCGCCGGGATCGAGTCGCGCTGGCCGCTGTTCGTGCAGGGAGACGGCGATCGCTCCCGTCTGCTCGATGCGTTCCGGGACGCGCGCAACGGGGTGCTGCTCGGCACCGCCTCCTTCTGGGAAGGGGTCGACGTGCCCGGGGATCCGTTGCGCGCCCTGCTCCTGGAGAAGCTGCCCTTCCGCGTGCCCTCCGAGCCCATCACGGCCGCGCGGCTGGAGGCGCTGGAGGCCGCCGGGCGGAACAGCTTCCAGGAGTTCATGCTGCCCCACGCCGCCCTCCGGCTCAAGCAGGGGTTCGGGCGGCTGATCCGCTCGCGCTCCGACCGGGGGGCCGTGGTGCTGCTGGACTCGCGGGTGCTGACGCGCCGCTATGGCCGCGCGCTGCGGGCGGCGCTGCCGCCGGCCCCCGTGCTCAAGGGGCTGGGCTGGGAGGTCGAGCGCTCCCTCGCGGACTTCTACGGCCCGGACGCGGGAGGTCGCCCGCGGGCGGAGGCCGCGGTTTTCGACGCCGCCGAGGATCGGTAGATTCCCCGCGGCCCGGACCGACCGGAGGGCGGACCCCGGCCCCAATCCACCAGGACGGGTGAGGCATGAAGAGCGTCATCGGCATCGTCATCGGGGTCATCTGGCTGGTCTTCGCGTTCCGCGCGTTCGGCTTCTCCGCCGCGGGTGGGAGCACGGGGGCGGACGACCTCCAGTTCTGGTGGGCGGTCGTGGGCTCGCTGCTGACCATCGCCGCGGGCGCCGCCATCGTGGGGGGGCTCATCCACGGTCGCGCCCAGCGGGGCTGAGGCCGACGGTGGATCGCCCAAGCAAGATCGTCTGCGTCGGCCGCAACTACCTCGCCCATGCGCGTGAGCTGGGCGGCGAGGTTCCCGACGAGCCGCTCATCTTCCTGAAGCCGCCGTCCGCCATCGTCGGCGACGGAGATCCCATCCGGCTGCCCCCGGGCGTGGGTCGCGTCGACTACGAAGGGGAGATCGCCTTCCGGATCGGCAAACGCGCCCGGCGCGTGGCAGCGGCCGATTGGCGGAGCTACGTCGACGCCGTCCTGCCTGCCAACGACGTGACCGCGCGCGACCTCCAGCGCAAGGACGACCAGTGGACCCGGGCCAAGGGCTTCGACACGTTCTGCGTGCTGGGCCCGCCGGTGGCGCTGGACGGCCTCGACGTCGACGCGTTGCAGGTGATCACACGCGTC harbors:
- a CDS encoding helicase C-terminal domain-containing protein, translated to MSAELRLAPEAAERIRTEIRKAGGREVCFIAHVDPARVVTDPRAVARGNYEAVLVAARDARSGDVMIHNHPSGTLEPSEADFGVAARLYDLGLGTAITDNDVTRLYVVVEPPVPKERVALDVEALETLLGPEGPLPEVHPRFEDRPGQREVLRVLATRFNERGVALIEAGTGTGKSLAYLVPAAVWAVENEERTVVSTNTINLQEQLVGKDLPLVARVLGREVRWALVKGRGNYVSIRRARLAAESIQSLFDEDRSDEIDRLLAWLETTADGSLSDLPFTPSSDLWDEVQSDADVCLRAKCPHFQTCFYQRSRRRAAAAELLVVNHHLLFTDLAVRRATDNWTQAAVLPPYRHVILDEAHNVEDAATTHLGVDVSRIGVARLLARLETRGRGLLRALGDEAGGSEEADQVRDLIEDRVRPALSTARAWFARLVDAVDAVLPAEETTARLGTPPLGELAERETVREALDGTLVGFAELGRHLARVRALAEEREALVERLGGRLLDVQSVERRVDAAATALRTVLDADPGDRDFVRWVERRGRLPRGNLVFAAAPIDVGPLLRSALFEKVDSAALLSATLTTDQGFRFVRSRIGLETSSLEGNRAVVEHVAPSPFDFTSQALLTIPTDVAPPETSSDTFQRQTAEWIRVLAGLSGGGVLALFTSHRSLRKVAELLRAAGIESRWPLFVQGDGDRSRLLDAFRDARNGVLLGTASFWEGVDVPGDPLRALLLEKLPFRVPSEPITAARLEALEAAGRNSFQEFMLPHAALRLKQGFGRLIRSRSDRGAVVLLDSRVLTRRYGRALRAALPPAPVLKGLGWEVERSLADFYGPDAGGRPRAEAAVFDAAEDR
- a CDS encoding fumarylacetoacetate hydrolase family protein encodes the protein MDRPSKIVCVGRNYLAHARELGGEVPDEPLIFLKPPSAIVGDGDPIRLPPGVGRVDYEGEIAFRIGKRARRVAAADWRSYVDAVLPANDVTARDLQRKDDQWTRAKGFDTFCVLGPPVALDGLDVDALQVITRVDGAERQNGRVSDMAFPPGVLLEYITGIMTLEPGDLVLTGTPEGVGPIHAGQTVEVEIPGVAWISNPVVEDARP